From Phragmites australis chromosome 5, lpPhrAust1.1, whole genome shotgun sequence, a single genomic window includes:
- the LOC133918608 gene encoding uncharacterized protein LOC133918608, which yields MEFSKQGQAPMSTNMGSQPLPSSNGQSNQAEYPSIFYPSLPGDWGVQPMFSMGASVPISSYYIVPMSQQPVQACASRPEASRPLGAQPLLSRVSLRPPQQVLNIQTSLPAMVGSQPSPSFAGRKLQQTVASPKVQMLKSTPSQSSSKRSAQREPPSKVQPQQLESVRSKFRESLAAALRMDSDRQNKSQSPENVQPDGSADKMKPVEGDAVQDPVTITSIDASTTNSVVVTTVAAKICEEDEKLNSDLVSNMITSTNDDKQQQSNHASSEDVLLGQCMVVADELLQGHGLSWVSDFDAGVSEPNTEPNLKRPRTSDVNPEVTESLAESESKRIKAANEAAIDKDSLIEKAESLAYRIEEELFKLFGGVNKKYKEKGRSLLFNLKDKSNPELRERVLSGDIAPERLCSMTAEELASKELSEWRLAKAEEFSQMVVLPNTEVDVRRLVRKTHKGEFQVEVEEPDGMSVEVELGGNLTNIPSKAVEDQTKSNDKTSNDGKEGVQEKDKASDSTSQDEDGGTDNNNLSGDLEYIDNEKADIMQDLILDDMKDAENLPPIPSLDEFMQGLDSEPPFVDLSVGTPQEDGNDCEEPDTTLESKKLPEIEKASAPEKTTSESDKPSPQVNSKPKLESPEHAAGLNSDLTEPHKGELIKSSPGKDGAKKTSTDSVSNPDSMLHSKATTIPIVRESIWEGAIQLTMSSLTNVVAIFKSGEKPSLKEWRSFVEIKGRVKLSAFQEFVEQLPKSRSRAIMVTELCWKDGSPESGRQHLSQTIDSYISDERVGLAEPADGIELYLCPSQGKTVEILSRHLPKEHLKSLAVAGTSFIGVVVWRRPNVPRVPSHRRHDGSKRQSILGKPHVTNLAPGPSLPLNSYGAPPGFPNQLHHHEEDVTDDAPPGFGPGVAKDEDDLPEFNFVNSSNPAANVTAHAYKGRQHVPTSARPAEQMRELVQKYGKRSSVQAHPWDDDDDDDDIPEWNPNQASYQQIRQPPLPPAPQQLPLPPPPPVQQVRPYHQQQQQHYLSPNALQPQVPVSPLPQAYLRTQQLPSQQHQPVQAWQQPNAWWPAHGVAGTAAAPVGNNVQQPQYGVMPSNGSVQGYDAGSAGGLAWRPR from the exons ATGGAGTTCTCAAAGCAAGGACAGGCACCCATGTCAACCAACATGGGATCTCAACCTCTGCCCTCTTCAAATGGCCAATCTAATCAGGCCGAGTATCCCTCTATCTTTTATCCATCCTTGCCTGGTGACTGGGGCGTACAACCGATGTTCTCTATGGGAGCTTCGGTACCAATTAGCTCATATTATATTGTTCCTATGAGTCAACAACCAGTCCAAGCTTGTGCCTCCAGGCCAGAGGCTTCACGTCCTTTGGGGGCACAGCCTTTACTGAGTAGAGTATCATTGAGGCCACCCCAGCAGGTGCTAAATATTCAAACATCTTTGCCAGCAATGGTTGGATCACAACCCTCGCCATCGTTTGCAGGCAGGAAATTGCAGCAGACAGTTGCTTCTCCAAAGGTTCAAATGCTAAAATCTACACCGTCACAGTCATCTAGTAAACGTTCTGCACAGAGGGAACCACCATCAAAAGTCCAACCTCAGCAACTTGAATCTGTGAGGTCCAAGTTCAGGGAGTCACTTGCTGCTGCACTGAGAATGGATTCTGATCGGCAAAATAAAAGTCAATCTCCTGAGAATGTGCAGCCTGATGGGTCTGCAGACAAAATGAAACCTGTGGAGGGAGATGCAGTACAGGATCCAGTGACAATCACATCAATAGATGCAAGCACAACCAATTCAGTTGTGGTCACAACTGTAGCTGCCAAGATATGCGAGGAAGATGAGAAGTTAAACAGTGATTTAGTTTCGAACATGATCACAAGCACAAATGATGACAAGCAGCAACAGTCAAACCATGCTTCTTCAGAAGATGTATTATTGGGTCAATGTATGGTTGTTGCAGATGAGCTTTTGCAAGGTCATGGACTTAGTTGGGTTTCTGATTTTGATGCTGGGGTTTCTGAACCTAATACAGAACCTAATTTAAAAAGGCCGAGAACTTCTGATGTGAACCCTGAGGTTACAGAATCTCTGGCAGAGTCTGAGTCAAAAAGAATAAAGGCTGCCAATGAGGCAGCGATAGATAAGGATAGCCTTATTGAAAAGGCTGAAAGTTTGGCATATAGAATTGAAGAGGAGCTGTTCAAATTATTTGGTGGAGTTAATAAGAAGTATAAGGAGAAAGGTAGATCTCTTTTGTTCAATTTGAAAGACAAAAGCAATCCTGAGCTGCGAGAGAGGGTTTTGTCTGGAGATATTGCGCCTGAACGCCTCTGTTCAATGACTGCGGAGGAACTTGCTTCCAAGGAGCTCTCAGAGTGGCGGTTGGCTAAAGCGGAAGAGTTTTCACAAATGGTTGTCCTTCCTAATACTGAAGTTGATGTTAGGCGTTTGGTTAGAAAAACACACAAAGGAGAGTTCCAAGTTGAAGTAGAAGAACCAGATGGTATGTCGGTGGAGGTTGAGCTTGGGGGTAATCTTACTAATATTCCGTCAAAAGCTGTCGAAGATCAGACCAAGTCCAATGACAAAACAAGTAACGATGGTAAAGAAGGTGTTCAAGAAAAAGACAAGGCATCTGATAGCACTTCGCAAGATGAGGATGGTGGGACAGACAACAATAATTTGTCAGGTGATCTGGAATATATTGATAACGAGAAAGCTGATATCATGCAGGATCTTATTTTGGATGACATGAAAGACGCAGAAAATCTTCCACCAATTCCTTCGTTAGATGAATTCATGCAGGGCTTAGATTCCGAGCCACCTTTTGTTGATCTCTCAGTTGGGACACCGCAAGAAGATGGTAATGATTGTGAGGAACCTGACACCACCTTGGAGTCCAAGAAACTTCCTGAGATAGAAAAGGCTTCTGCACCAGAGAAGACTACATCTGAATCTGATAAGCCATCTCCACAGGTTAACAGCAAGCCCAAATTAGAGTCACCTGAACATGCAGCGGGTCTGAATTCAGATCTTACCGAACCACACAAAGGAGAGCTGATCAAATCCTCTCCTGGTAAAGATGGAGCCAAGAAAACATCTACTGATAGTGTTTCTAATCCTGATTCTATGCTGCACAGTAAGGCAACTACTATTCCTATAGTACGTGAGAGTATATGGGAGGGTGCAATCCAACTGACAATGTCTTCACTCACTAATGTTGTTGCCATCTTCAAAAG TGGTGAAAAGCCATCACTAAAAGAGTGGCGCAGCTTTGTTGAGATCAAGGGGAGAGTTAAACTCAGTGCTTTTCAAGAGTTTGTCGAACAGCTTCCCAAATCTAGAAGCCGTGCTATAATG GTAACTGAGCTGTGTTGGAAGGATGGTTCTCCGGAGAGTGGTCGCCAACATCTCTCGCAG ACCATCGATTCATATATTTCAGATGAGAGAGTAGGATTAGCTGAACCTGCAGATGGAATAGAGCTGTACCTGTGCCCTTCTCAAGGGAAAACCGTGGAGATTCTCTCTCGGCACTTGCCAAAGGAGCATTTGAAGAGCCTTGCTGTGGCAGGAACATCTTTCATTGGAGTCGTCGTCTGGCGGAGGCCCAATGTTCCTAGGGTACCCTCACACCGTAGACATGATGGTTCCAAGAGGCAGTCAATCCTTGGGAAACCACATGTTACCAATTTGGCCCCTGGGCCCTCCTTGCCTCTGAACTCATATGGTGCACCACCAGGCTTTCCCAATCAGCTTCACCACCACGAGGAGGATGTAACTGATGATGCCCCTCCGGGCTTTGGCCCTGGTGTTGCTAAGGATGAGGACGATCTTCCTGAATTTAATTTTGTTAACTCGTCAAACCCTGCTGCTAATGTAACTGCACATGCCTACAAGGGCCGGCAGCATGTACCAACCTCTGCTCGCCCAGCAGAGCAAATGAGGGAACTGGTTCAGAAGTATGGTAAAAGATCATCTGTTCAAGCCCATCCCTgggatgatgatgacgatgatgatgatataCCAGAATGGAACCCCAACCAGGCTAGTTACCAGCAAATAAGGCAGCCACCGCTGCCACCCGCCCCACAGCAACTGCCATTGCCTCCACCACCTCCCGTTCAGCAAGTGCGCCCCTATcaccagcagcaacagcagcattACCTCAGTCCAAACGCACTGCAGCCTCAGGTGCCAGTCAGTCCACTGCCCCAGGCTTACCTCCGGACCCAGCAACTCCCTTCGCAGCAGCACCAGCCTGTGCAAGCCTGGCAGCAGCCGAATGCTTGGTGGCCGGCTCATGGCGTGGCTGGCACCGCCGCTGCACCGGTGGGTAACAATGTACAGCAACCGCAGTATGGTGTAATGCCCAGCAATGGCAGCGTCCAGGGCTATGACGCTGGCAGCGCGGGTGGTTTGGCATGGAGACCGAGATAG